The window AGAAAAAGGAAGACAGTAATGTTAAAGTGAAGGTACACATCGTGTAGAAAAGTTCTTTAAGCACAGTACATCCAAATCATCATCCCTTGAAATGGTCTTGGTCGATCAACAGGTAGTAACGTTTTGAATTTATGTATTTATGCAAAATGGATATCATCTCTTTCCTGATATGCTTATTGCATTGTTAATTTTGAATGTAGGGTAACAAGATTAGAGCTGCAATGCTTATTAAATTGTTGATTTTTAATCGTCGATCAACAGATATTGACGTTTTGTATTATAAGAATTGTTGTATGAACGTGACCATCATTAAAAATGACTATTATGGATATATTCTACTATAAATTATACACTTGAATATGGTGTTCTTAAATTCTCATTCCTTCTAATCAATTGTATGATAGTAGAAAATTCAAAGTAGCGATCTTATGTATGCTTGTATTTTTATTATAGTTGTGAATCTGATCATATTTGATATAAGGGATTCAATTAGTGATTTGGATTTCAAATATATCCCTAAACACGGCTTTAAATACATCCATATAATCAGTACATTTAAAAACTCCTCTATATAGACTTAATAAAAAAATGCAAGTAAAGTCATGCTATAAGTTTTTTACTTATTCTTGAATGATCTTATTAGTCATAATAGTCAAATAATCAATATCATACAAATGGATGAATTGATTTTAATTTACTTgcctataataataatttattcgaTTGATGATTGGCTCATGATTGATATACATATTTagtgaaagaaaaataactaattaTGAAAGATAGTAGGTAAATAAATGATTATAAATATAAGAGATTCAATTAGTGATTTGAATTTCAAATATATCCCTAAACACAACTTTAAATACATCTTATACACTTAATAAAGACAAatgcaaatcaaatcatgctagaaATCCTATAAATTAACGATCACTAATCTAAACCATCCATTTTAACTAATCTTCATTATGACCTCAAAATCAAGTACATGATTTGTTTGATTACCAAATTATCCTTATTTACATATTGTATGAAAGTCAACTAACCATAAATGATATACTTATGAAGTGATCGCATTTTCTTAAATAGATGTTTGACCAAAATGTACatacatataattaatattatgaatTAATAAGATAAGATTGAAAAAAATTGGGATATAAGTTAGTATTACTGAAATTCAAAGCAATCAAATAATAAACTGCAAAAGATAACGTCATGTACTCAATACACTTCAAATTTGCTTAAGATACACCAATAAATTTGCTTAAAATAAATATACTCAGATCTATTTCATTTTTAACTCCTTAAAAACCTCTATCAACATTAAAAAATCAATAAATGTGTAATTGTTACATGTTTTAATAAAAAGTCAAATAAAATTATGATTGCATGCTAATAAATCGGATAATAATTTGCTCGGTATCCATATATAAAATAATCTACCCTAAATTAGTTCAAAGTTTGTTTGAAGTATTAATCATATTCCATACTTAATATCAACACCATAATACATTTTTCGTATTCTGTTAAATATCACGCTATATAAACATCAACAATCATATTCGACGAGTTTATATGTTTGTGTTATCAAGATCGTCATTCATGATCACTTAATATCAAACCCTAAGTTGAACCTTTTTATTAAAAGATCAAACCAGTATGATTTGCAAGTTTTGTGCACGTAGTTAATTTTAGTGATTTATCGATCACATATCAAATTGGGTTTGGCGTACGGATATTGGTAAACGTTACATGATAAAAGATTTCAGTTCATCTTAAATTAGGATTTAGAATTAAATTTTAAAATCGAACACTTAACATTCAAAGCCTTTGTAATTTGGTTTCTTAGAAAAAACCTTTGCACTATTTATTAAACACGAGTTTTTTCACATCAGATATTCACACATATACGATACACGGATTTTGGACTTTGTCAAATTATTTGAAGCGGACTATATAATTTGTTTGGTTATGTCTTAGTTTTTGATAATATTGATTTATAACCGATagtttaaattttaaatttaaaaaaaaaacggtaaggtttgattattattattaatgatgtctaAATATAAAATAGTTAATGCTTTATCTACAataagttataattataattataagttataCTATTAGATATGCCAAACTTCGTAGTagtaactataactataactataactaatCTATATATATCAGACCATCTATAACCACCCGAACTTATACCAATAATGCCTATCTTAGCCCATCATCATGACACCAGTATCCATCGCAACAACGACAACCATAAGGACTGTCTCGACGTCATCCCAAAAATTTGTGACACTCCAATAAAATATGACAATCCAAACTATAAATCGACATGGTCTCACCGTGTATGGGTGGCTACCGGATGCACCACAATACTGTTTTCCCTAACCAATTCCATCATTGGATCAATTGGCTCACATCTATGGCTAGAACCGATATTGGCTGGATTTGTTGGCTACTTGTTTGCTGACCTTGGGTCCGGTGTATACCATTGGGCTGTTGACAACTATGGTGACGAATCAACTCCTTTATTCGGTATGCAAATTGATGCTTTCAAACGTCATCACAAGTGGCCTGTTGTAATAACTGAACATCAATTTGCAAACCATTTACATGTGATCGCGCGTGCAGTTACGTTTGCATTTTTACCAATCAATTTGATATTTCATGACTATCCTATAGTGATGGGGTTCATGGCAAGTGCTAGTGGGTGCATAATGTTTAGTATGCAGTTTCATTGTTGGGCTCATGTTGCTAAGAACAAGCTACCTTCAATAGTGGTGGCTTTACAGGATGCTCGGGTGTTATTATCTCGATCGCAACATGGCACTCATCATTTGCCACCGTACGGTAAAAGTTATTGCATTGTGAGTGGTGTTTGGAACAAGTTTTTGGATGAAAATAAGGTGTTTGAGTCTTTAGAAATGGTTGTATTCTTCATGTTTGGTGTAGAACCGCGATCTTGGAGTGAAATCGACTCTAATTAGGAGGTTGAGGTTGTAatacttgttaattgttattgATATTTCCAAATCATAATAAAAGAACTActagcatatatatgtatatgaacatCATATcattgagattattgaattaagacttTTTATTACAACTGAAGTAATATAATGTTACTATCATTATATGGGCTAAAATAACATTAGGTTATGACCATGGTATTATAGCTAGTTAATTATATTTAACTAGAAAAGTATAATTTACTGTGGCCTGTGGGTGGTTCCGTTGAAGCTTGATGGGCGATTTTAGCTAAAATTTGATGTGTTGTACTCCGTATATAATTTTCGGAAAGGTATATCGGTTGCCGGGTAGTTTGTAGGGGCGTTTCGTTTAGATATTAGACTTTTATTTAGAGTTGGTTTCGTATTAGTCTTTTGTATTAGCTCTTATAGTTGTTTATGTTCCGGAATCGTTGTATTGTTTAGAGTGCTCAAGGCTCGGGTTTAGTTAGCATTTGCTCATTGTTTAGTGGTTAGAGTTCGTTTATTCATTCCGAGCCTTGCAGTGTTTTGTGGTTTCGATtagcaaaaataaaaaaataaaaaatgtaacTGGCTTGCTAATTCTAAAATTGATATTGAAGGCAATTTTTGTACatcgatattttttattttttttttaccctGTGTCCCTGTACATTTCCTTTTCAAACTTAACAGCGTTTATTCTCATAATGGTTGTTGTTAACAgaaaccataacttaatcattaaGCGTAATCTGTTCGTCCAAACATAATTACAAATCAAAGTAACAATAATTAGATAACCATTTCCAGTATGCAAATTTTAAAGACAAACCTTTTTAGGGTCCAAACAAATATAGGTCTGTTTATTTATATTCTTTCATTTATGGAACCTAATAATGTGGAAATCAGAAAATCAGGTAACAAGTTCAAAGAACAAATTTCAAGTACCTTTAACTCTTTAAGTAtcctacttaaaaaaaaaaaaaaaaaaaaaaaattgatacctGCTGGATTCAAGATAAACAGATATCAAACAAGCTTGGTTCAAGAAGGCTAAATCATATCATAATTACTAAGACAGCATACATTAACACACCAAAGTAAaaatcataataaaaatcataatataacaattacattttCAATACTGCTTACAAATTTATGTTCCCAGTTAAAAAACATCCATATGACTCAAAACCAAATCAATAACAATGGAAGCTATATCTCAAAAAGATCAATTACACtacattataattataaataaatctAATCTACAAAAGAACAGACCATTACAACATACTTTGGGTGCTCAAGATCAGGTCATGCCTTTCGAACGGTATAACTTAAAATGAAGTTCTTGATTTCGTCATTTAATGCCTTATCAACTGCTGTTTTGCCATCTGCATCTTTGACATCATACTTTGCTCCGGCTTTCAACAACTCCTCTATTTTGGGCTTGTCGCCTTCTGAGGCAGCCATCATCAACAAAATGTCAACAGGGTGAATGTTTTGGCATAAAAGAGCTTCCATTTTATCGTATGTGCCCTCAACAGCTAGCATGCCCATGTAATTAAAGTACTGCATAAAATTTTGGGAAAAGGTTATAATCACCAGCATTGATGTAGAATTTATATTACTTGATTCACAAAATTAACCGGTATTCATTAATCATCAAGAAGCAACTATAGGTGGCAAAATCGGTGGGTTAGGTAACGGGTCAAAATAGGTTTGGACTAACCCTGTTGTAACAGATTTACACAAGACATTTATCCTCAAAATATTGACTTTTAGAAGTAGTTAGTGTCAGAACATGATTACAAAAATTATCTTTACCACATATAATCTGATTTGATGAATGAAAGGGTTTGAAACATTTGAGCATTAAATATATACAACTTCCTTGATAGTCTCTCTACAACACAAAGCATCAACAAGCAAAACAAAGCAAAAAAGAACATGAATAAATGAATTCACCACAAACAAGGCTATAGTATAAAAATCTCATCTTGTTCCTCTGTTCGTTTTACCCAAAAATAACAAACAAGATTGTCACTTATTAAATTTGTTCCTTTTTAAGCTTACCAATTCCTGTATATGAAGCAAGATCTTGCTATAAGCTTTCAAGACTGTAACTTTATCTCATTCAACATCAAATTTTAGCACAAATGAATCATCTTTTTCACTTAACACATTACACAAATC of the Rutidosis leptorrhynchoides isolate AG116_Rl617_1_P2 chromosome 5, CSIRO_AGI_Rlap_v1, whole genome shotgun sequence genome contains:
- the LOC139848504 gene encoding fatty acid desaturase 4, chloroplastic-like, which encodes MPILAHHHDTSIHRNNDNHKDCLDVIPKICDTPIKYDNPNYKSTWSHRVWVATGCTTILFSLTNSIIGSIGSHLWLEPILAGFVGYLFADLGSGVYHWAVDNYGDESTPLFGMQIDAFKRHHKWPVVITEHQFANHLHVIARAVTFAFLPINLIFHDYPIVMGFMASASGCIMFSMQFHCWAHVAKNKLPSIVVALQDARVLLSRSQHGTHHLPPYGKSYCIVSGVWNKFLDENKVFESLEMVVFFMFGVEPRSWSEIDSNWIQDKQISNKLGSRRLNHIIITKTAYINTPK